A single genomic interval of Pyrus communis chromosome 7, drPyrComm1.1, whole genome shotgun sequence harbors:
- the LOC137740809 gene encoding uncharacterized protein At1g03900-like isoform X1, whose protein sequence is MEKELAVPTDQEETEAEALELVLFQVPECYVYLIPPRKSAASYRADEWDVNKWVWDGILKVISKGEECIIRLEDKKTNELYARAFLRNGEPHPVEPVIDSSRYFVLRVEENIDGRLRHAFIGIGFRERTEAYDFQAALHDHMKYLDKKKTAEEMEQKFQQTSLVDYSLKEGETFKTAEIVKSKVSENNSPEKKANQKEPLICIKPPPPPPAPLSHSPTVDKSSSNLLPNLNLEGTSKQEASESTEHESKETSSSGNQSTQDIPDDDFGDFQAAV, encoded by the exons ATGGAGAAGGAACTGGCGGTACCGACTGATCAAGAAGAGACGGAAGCTGAAGCTCTGGAGCTTGTTCTTTTTCAAGTGCCTGAATGTTACGTATACTTg ATACCGCCGAGGAAAAGTGCAGCTTCATACAG GGCGGATGAATGGGATGTAAACAAATGGGTATGGGACGGGATATTGAAAGTAATCAGCAAAGGAGAAGAGTGCATTATCAGACTTGAAGATAAGAAAACGA ATGAACTATATGCTCGGGCATTTTTGAGAAATGGAGAGCCTCATCCAGTGGAACCTGTAATTGATAGCAGCAG ATATTTCGTTCTACGTGTAGAGGAGAACATTG ATGGTCGGCTTCGGCATGCTTTCATTGGCATTGGATTTCGAGAAAGAACAGAAGCTTATGATTTCCAAGCCGCCTTGCATGATCACATGAA ATATCTAGACAAAAAGAAAACTGCAGAAGAGATGGAACAAAAATTTCAGCAAACTTCCTTAGTTGATTACAGCTTAAAAGAGGGGGAGACTTTT AAAACTGCCGAAATCGTGAAGTCCAAGGTTTCTGAGAACAACTCACCAGAGAAAAAGGCCAACCAAAAAGAACCCTTGATTTGTATCaaaccaccacctcctcctccggCACCACTTTCGCATTCTCCTACTGTTGACAAGTCTTCCtcaaacttgcttccaaatctCAATCTTGAGGGAACTTCTAAGCAGGAGGCCTCGGAATCAACGGAACATGAGTCGAAAGAAACAAGCTCTTCTGGGAATCAAAGCACTCAAGATATACCAGATGACGACTTTGGAGATTTTCAGGCAGCTGTTTAA
- the LOC137740809 gene encoding uncharacterized protein At1g03900-like isoform X2, whose product MIDLIRCHLFSRADEWDVNKWVWDGILKVISKGEECIIRLEDKKTNELYARAFLRNGEPHPVEPVIDSSRYFVLRVEENIDGRLRHAFIGIGFRERTEAYDFQAALHDHMKYLDKKKTAEEMEQKFQQTSLVDYSLKEGETFKTAEIVKSKVSENNSPEKKANQKEPLICIKPPPPPPAPLSHSPTVDKSSSNLLPNLNLEGTSKQEASESTEHESKETSSSGNQSTQDIPDDDFGDFQAAV is encoded by the exons ATGATTGATCTGATACGATGCCATCTGTTTTCAAG GGCGGATGAATGGGATGTAAACAAATGGGTATGGGACGGGATATTGAAAGTAATCAGCAAAGGAGAAGAGTGCATTATCAGACTTGAAGATAAGAAAACGA ATGAACTATATGCTCGGGCATTTTTGAGAAATGGAGAGCCTCATCCAGTGGAACCTGTAATTGATAGCAGCAG ATATTTCGTTCTACGTGTAGAGGAGAACATTG ATGGTCGGCTTCGGCATGCTTTCATTGGCATTGGATTTCGAGAAAGAACAGAAGCTTATGATTTCCAAGCCGCCTTGCATGATCACATGAA ATATCTAGACAAAAAGAAAACTGCAGAAGAGATGGAACAAAAATTTCAGCAAACTTCCTTAGTTGATTACAGCTTAAAAGAGGGGGAGACTTTT AAAACTGCCGAAATCGTGAAGTCCAAGGTTTCTGAGAACAACTCACCAGAGAAAAAGGCCAACCAAAAAGAACCCTTGATTTGTATCaaaccaccacctcctcctccggCACCACTTTCGCATTCTCCTACTGTTGACAAGTCTTCCtcaaacttgcttccaaatctCAATCTTGAGGGAACTTCTAAGCAGGAGGCCTCGGAATCAACGGAACATGAGTCGAAAGAAACAAGCTCTTCTGGGAATCAAAGCACTCAAGATATACCAGATGACGACTTTGGAGATTTTCAGGCAGCTGTTTAA